A genomic region of Micromonospora sp. NBRC 110009 contains the following coding sequences:
- a CDS encoding TauD/TfdA family dioxygenase, whose translation MLDFNDLPHADLRDPDSTARILNGLTTHGITIFQSGIERNNLLRAARSLISIRAHRDSDSDGVTVIARRPASRGGKTSLAGFTDRELWPHTEGSAVCRPPRVLMLACFRPAQTGGRSHLVDGRELHDEIARTEPAMLAALSMPRSAYFGGGSGHLGAVFEQTTEGRITVRLRLDELARFSPMLLPSIERLRRLVQQLTIPVDLPAGHGYFLLNDRWLHGRTKFTGNRMMLRIIGDPLTTDRLPSGFWPAEAPHRDLRAA comes from the coding sequence ATGCTCGACTTTAACGACCTGCCCCACGCAGACCTACGCGACCCGGACAGCACGGCTCGCATCCTGAATGGCCTCACCACGCACGGCATCACGATCTTCCAGAGCGGAATCGAACGGAACAATCTGCTCCGTGCGGCCCGGTCATTGATCAGCATCCGCGCGCACCGCGACAGCGACTCCGACGGGGTCACGGTCATCGCCCGGCGGCCAGCGTCCAGAGGCGGAAAAACCAGCCTCGCCGGCTTCACCGATCGCGAGCTCTGGCCCCACACCGAAGGATCGGCCGTATGCCGGCCACCGCGTGTCCTGATGCTGGCATGTTTTCGACCGGCGCAGACCGGTGGACGCAGTCATCTGGTGGACGGACGGGAACTCCACGACGAGATCGCCCGCACCGAACCCGCCATGCTCGCGGCGTTGTCCATGCCCCGATCGGCGTATTTCGGCGGAGGCTCCGGCCACCTCGGTGCGGTCTTCGAACAGACGACCGAAGGCCGGATTACCGTCCGGCTTCGCCTCGACGAGCTTGCGCGATTCTCGCCGATGCTCCTGCCGTCTATCGAGCGGCTTCGCAGGCTCGTCCAGCAGCTGACCATTCCAGTCGACCTACCTGCCGGCCACGGCTACTTCCTGCTCAACGACCGCTGGCTCCACGGCAGAACCAAGTTCACCGGCAACCGCATGATGCTGCGCATCATCGGTGACCCGCTAACCACCGATCGTTTGCCGAGCGGTTTCTGGCCAGCAGAGGCTCCACACCGCGACCTGCGAGCCGCCTGA
- a CDS encoding NUDIX hydrolase, with translation MSYQPHLFPVSVKGVVVRDGRVLLLRNERDEWELPGGKLELGEEPAECVTREILEEVGWAVTSGPLLDAWQYHIRDDVDVLIITYGCHVGADADPVVSQEHKEVGLFTEAEAAALRMPDGYKRSIATWYAKLSTRIM, from the coding sequence ATGAGCTACCAGCCGCACCTGTTCCCTGTCTCGGTCAAGGGCGTCGTGGTCCGCGACGGCCGCGTGCTGTTGCTGCGCAACGAGCGCGACGAGTGGGAGCTGCCGGGCGGGAAGCTGGAACTCGGTGAGGAACCGGCGGAGTGCGTAACCCGGGAGATCCTCGAAGAGGTCGGCTGGGCGGTGACCTCTGGCCCGCTGCTGGACGCTTGGCAATACCACATCCGCGACGACGTCGATGTCCTGATCATCACGTACGGCTGCCACGTCGGTGCCGACGCTGACCCGGTCGTCAGCCAGGAGCACAAGGAAGTCGGCCTGTTCACGGAGGCCGAGGCCGCGGCGCTGCGCATGCCCGACGGGTACAAGAGGTCCATCGCGACCTGGTATGCCAAGCTCAGTACGCGGATCATGTAG
- a CDS encoding helix-turn-helix domain-containing protein encodes MWLWTSDTARAALASGDLAVIMRAYRVATGVSQRRLAELLGYDATYISMIETGRREISDVAARLRIARHLGLPAHTLGVSDPDDADFTAMLQFGESTIRLAAIARQFGHGADAVNELWPLVSRIESRVADGHVEREVMLLLARARAELGVSLGYVLPEERLVSAARWTGRALWLAEHLDDQDLLAFTLRVHGNELRKVERHTAAVARLQRSVELAPDLDRGAGLVQLARATGELGDPALFDHAITSAWRLVDVKPGTGLTSLYALHEVHLRGLVHTHRPDLAADLLDRHRMSTAAVPPQWQAILQVTTGEVLLARADTSQAETAFQTAITIAEEHRLPHQIQRAFRTCTSHLPAVGELARQALERLRIPEPEPAGSQAP; translated from the coding sequence TTGTGGCTGTGGACCAGTGACACCGCACGGGCAGCGTTGGCCAGCGGCGATCTCGCGGTCATCATGCGCGCCTACCGGGTCGCGACTGGTGTAAGCCAGCGGCGTCTAGCGGAGTTGCTCGGCTACGACGCGACCTACATCTCGATGATCGAAACGGGGCGGCGGGAGATCAGCGATGTCGCGGCCCGGCTACGTATCGCCCGCCACCTCGGCCTGCCAGCGCACACGCTCGGGGTAAGCGACCCCGACGACGCCGATTTCACCGCGATGCTCCAGTTCGGCGAGTCGACCATCCGCCTCGCCGCGATCGCGCGACAGTTCGGGCACGGCGCCGACGCCGTCAACGAGCTCTGGCCGCTGGTCAGCCGCATAGAGAGCCGCGTCGCCGACGGGCATGTCGAGCGGGAGGTGATGCTCCTGCTTGCCCGTGCCCGCGCCGAGCTCGGCGTCTCACTGGGCTACGTCTTGCCCGAGGAACGACTCGTCAGCGCCGCCCGATGGACCGGCCGGGCGCTGTGGCTGGCCGAACACCTCGACGACCAGGACCTGCTCGCCTTCACCCTCCGAGTACACGGCAACGAGCTGCGCAAGGTCGAACGGCACACCGCAGCCGTTGCCCGACTTCAACGCTCAGTGGAACTTGCGCCTGATCTCGACCGAGGTGCGGGCCTGGTACAGCTCGCCCGGGCCACCGGCGAGCTCGGCGACCCCGCCCTGTTCGATCACGCCATCACCAGCGCCTGGCGACTGGTCGACGTCAAACCCGGCACAGGACTCACCAGCCTCTATGCCCTCCACGAAGTGCACCTGCGCGGGCTGGTCCATACACACCGGCCAGACCTGGCCGCCGACCTGCTCGATCGCCACCGCATGTCCACCGCCGCCGTACCACCCCAATGGCAGGCGATTCTCCAGGTCACCACCGGCGAAGTCCTCCTGGCCCGCGCCGACACATCCCAAGCCGAAACGGCGTTCCAGACTGCCATCACCATCGCCGAGGAGCACCGCCTACCACACCAGATCCAGCGCGCCTTTCGGACCTGCACGTCGCATCTCCCCGCTGTCGGAGAGCTCGCGCGCCAGGCGCTGGAAAGGCTCCGCATCCCCGAGCCCGAACCGGCCGGCAGCCAGGCCCCATAA
- a CDS encoding low temperature requirement protein A, producing MLVIVALGESVVAIGADVEIHHISGHPTAIVMGLALPADLWWTYFSGARVAAPTLAAADPRTRARLAARAYALQHYLLLGVVAATGIHAAVTHPDRPAGTGRALPSPCPSAFRRPPAPSLLPSSSC from the coding sequence CTGCTCGTCATCGTCGCGCTCGGCGAATCTGTCGTCGCAATCGGCGCCGACGTCGAGATCCATCACATCAGCGGCCACCCCACGGCCATCGTCATGGGCCTTGCCCTGCCCGCCGACCTGTGGTGGACCTACTTCAGCGGCGCCCGCGTCGCGGCCCCGACCCTCGCCGCCGCGGATCCCCGCACCCGTGCTCGGTTGGCCGCCCGGGCCTATGCCCTCCAGCACTACCTGCTGCTCGGTGTCGTCGCCGCCACCGGCATCCATGCTGCCGTCACCCATCCCGACCGCCCCGCTGGCACCGGCCGCGCCCTGCCCTCGCCGTGCCCCTCGGCATTTCGGCGACCGCCCGCGCCCAGCTTGCTGCCGTCATCGTCGTGCTGA
- a CDS encoding IS3 family transposase, translating into MNVYPFIEAEQAGSRSVKRACELMQVSRSAYYQHVRGERSERERVDQALTEKITAVHAMSKGTYGAPRVHAELVAAGLRHGRKRVARLMRTAGIAGKCPRRWRTTTMPDPAAEARPDLVGRDFDTDAAAVDTRWCGDITYINTWEGWLYLAAVIDLASRRVVGWAVADHLRTDLVDAALTNAIRRRRPTSGLIFHADRGCQYTSTQHARLTKRHGIRLSLSRRGQCWDNAVAESFFATIKTELLHRQAWPTREAARQAIFEYVEGWYNTRRRHSSLGYLSPATYEATGLSPVTANKVA; encoded by the coding sequence GTGAACGTGTACCCGTTCATCGAGGCGGAGCAGGCCGGCTCACGCAGCGTCAAGCGTGCGTGTGAGCTGATGCAGGTCTCCCGGTCCGCCTATTACCAGCATGTCCGTGGCGAGCGGTCCGAGCGTGAACGGGTCGACCAGGCCCTGACCGAGAAGATCACCGCGGTGCACGCGATGTCGAAGGGCACCTACGGGGCGCCGCGGGTGCACGCCGAACTCGTCGCGGCTGGGCTGCGGCACGGCCGCAAACGCGTCGCACGGTTGATGCGCACGGCCGGGATCGCCGGCAAGTGTCCACGACGGTGGCGCACCACCACCATGCCGGATCCGGCCGCCGAAGCGCGTCCTGACCTGGTCGGCCGGGACTTCGACACCGACGCGGCCGCGGTCGACACCCGATGGTGCGGGGACATCACCTACATCAACACGTGGGAGGGCTGGCTGTATCTGGCCGCGGTCATCGACCTGGCCTCCCGGCGGGTCGTCGGCTGGGCGGTGGCCGATCACCTGCGCACCGACCTGGTCGACGCCGCCCTCACCAACGCCATCCGCCGCCGCCGACCCACCTCGGGGCTGATCTTCCACGCCGACCGCGGCTGTCAATACACCAGCACCCAGCACGCCCGCCTCACCAAGCGCCACGGGATCCGACTGTCGCTGAGCCGGCGCGGGCAGTGCTGGGACAACGCCGTCGCCGAATCGTTCTTCGCCACCATCAAGACCGAACTGCTACACCGCCAGGCCTGGCCCACCCGCGAAGCCGCCCGCCAGGCGATATTCGAGTACGTGGAAGGCTGGTACAACACCCGCCGCCGGCACTCCAGCCTCGGCTACCTCAGCCCCGCCACCTACGAAGCCACCGGTCTAAGCCCGGTAACCGCCAACAAAGTAGCGTGA
- a CDS encoding transposase, protein MGRKRSRPRRSFTAEFKAEIVELCQRGDRTIGQVSKDFDLTETAVREWVRQAEVDAGARSDGLTSDERAELAQLRRENRRLREDVEILKRATAFFAKETR, encoded by the coding sequence ATGGGTAGGAAGCGGTCGCGGCCTCGTCGGTCGTTCACGGCGGAGTTCAAGGCCGAGATCGTGGAGTTGTGTCAGCGTGGGGATCGGACGATCGGGCAGGTTTCGAAGGATTTCGACCTGACGGAGACCGCGGTACGGGAGTGGGTCAGGCAGGCTGAGGTCGACGCGGGCGCCCGTAGCGACGGGTTGACCAGTGACGAGCGGGCCGAATTGGCGCAGCTGCGCCGGGAGAACCGGCGGCTGCGCGAGGACGTCGAGATTTTGAAGCGGGCGACGGCTTTCTTCGCGAAGGAGACCCGGTGA
- a CDS encoding HNH endonuclease, whose amino-acid sequence MTDRTAPRFHPRSPTLDHVIPLSQGGPHTRANTRCACFECNSKRGDRGGNEQLALI is encoded by the coding sequence ATGACCGACCGGACGGCGCCCAGGTTTCATCCGCGGTCGCCGACCCTCGACCATGTCATCCCGCTCTCTCAGGGCGGGCCACACACCCGCGCGAACACGCGCTGTGCGTGCTTCGAGTGCAACTCCAAGCGCGGCGACCGCGGGGGCAACGAGCAGCTGGCACTCATCTAG